A single region of the Vicia villosa cultivar HV-30 ecotype Madison, WI linkage group LG4, Vvil1.0, whole genome shotgun sequence genome encodes:
- the LOC131594786 gene encoding uncharacterized protein LOC131594786, whose amino-acid sequence MAFDQNSSPGDMRPPPPPNVVRSEEPPLVLPVTTAAVRDNGASGGVPVYYPDGGLAGVGYGNVASGGGGGAASTTWCIRPGVPHPLPHPALNPTVGFSFPSRVAGGNAGDISGSFVATANGYPLNSGNWVTGNGLDNNNLQSGRVIANGDDRAGGAGLIGSRSSPPASQRVDENGRDDSVSGRKMKFMCSYGGKILPRPSDGMLRYVGGQTRIISVKRDVSFNDLAQKMVNTFGQPVVIKYQLPGEDLDALVSVSCADDLDNMMEEYERLIERSSDGSPKLRVFLFSALEFDPSGVLQFVNLHDGGQKYVEAVNGIADRISAKLTNKGSITSAGSTQNSDLGGIEAPDGSNAAQVDVNGPPKSNTLSPDMSVATSYDVTTSNIMVSEPVESICPDISAVSLGIPVANPGPTHTLPFQNEVEVEKSPPTAFSQQQFGSHQSGMEIQPSAPMQAFVDPRQELVNHADYVQMPAHIGFPSSQLIGRPGTIYSQHNFHDHTAGYVSPRVIPAVQMTMAQPSSHAGIRPCVIQPRPVMQGQPIDFEQYYDENTSGLRMHHQLHAEQSYKAYPHQVPFGGNYGWVQVSPSEHVIFHDGLLPQQPVGVPQRVEDCYMCQKKLPHAHSDPVVQDQHSAGLIPDSMPSYNSLPVEVTLRPQPTNRVLVTAPVKEGNLNVEQAVGTRPRVIIPCSDTSSLSVEAEGERNFIVDRPDLPRNAVVIPENVGRTGEKQSSQDGLTGTAPPSYLDDFGSQHMMPVENLAKEDVVVNKPVNEIPLVGGTSVETSESMVQGSSTENTNELASTISKADAVENWIAQDLLKHIDGRMDNLKISNPETFVNNDNFDYNTQHAIEKQDLVMDNNTGRSKLIADGNQIKMMGTLPNSNVEIAYGNNSTQVEYNEAAHPPVWGIPGVSPQSKNGVHQKDEAVLSSISQSVGFGHLQDSSNSLFSNQDPWNLQGTYFPPPRPDKVTSKKETYSFIDQFGENSGNGGEHKFDAQLDGGLCQTFKQNSTLEEARYAQEEQQLQAVAESLAASVLHSSTSNPDLHARDVSHHEDTEDGDVRNNILNIQCREKTQDDKSKLSEKANFGFPASDVGALQIIKNSDLEELVELGSGTFGTVYHGKWRGTDVAIKRINDRCFAGKPPEQERLRADFWNEAIKLADLHHPNVVAFYGVVLDGPGGSVATVTEYMVNGSLRNAFEKNGRNVDKRKRLMIAMDVAFGMEYLHGKNIVHFDLKSDNLLVNLRDPHRPICKVGDLGLSKVKCQTLISGGVRGTLPWMAPELLNGSSSLVSEKVDVFSFGIVMWELLTGEEPYADLHYGAIIGGIVSNTLRPLVPESCDPEWRVVMERCWASEPSERPSFTEIANDLRSMAAKISPKGQNQQQQPTSSQTQVQK is encoded by the exons ATGGCGTTTGATCAAAACTCAAGTCCCGGAGATATGCGGCCACCACCACCGCCGAATGTAGTTCGATCGGAGGAGCCGCCACTTGTATTGCCAGTTACTACGGCGGCTGTTAGGGACAATGGAGCCTCCGGTGGGGTTCCTGTTTATTATCCTGATGGTGGATTGGCTGGAGTGGGATATGGAAATGTGGCTTCTGGCGGTGGTGGTGGTGCTGCTTCTACCACCTGGTGCATTCGCCCTGGGGTTCCCCATCCCCTTCCTCATCCTGCTTTGAACCCTACTGTTGGGTTTAGTTTTCCCAGTCGTGTTGCTGGTGGCAATGCTGGTGATATTTCGGGTAGTTTTGTTGCAACTGCGAATGGATATCCTTTGAATTCGGGTAATTGGGTTACTGGTAATGGTTTGGATAATAATAATCTTCAGAGTGGCAGAGTAATTGCCAATGGTGATGATCGTGCTGGTGGTGCTGGGTTGATTGGGTCTCGTTCTAGCCCCCCTGCTAGCCAGCGGGTTGATGAAAACGGCAGGGATGATTCGGTTTCGGGGCGGAAAATGAAATTTATGTGCAGTTATGGTGGGAAGATTTTGCCTAGACCTAGTGATGGAATGTTGAGGTATGTTGGTGGGCAGACTAGGATAATAAGTGTTAAGAGAGATGTGAGTTTTAATGATTTGGCACAAAAGATGGTTAATACTTTTGGGCAACCTGTGGTTATCAAATATCAGCTTCCTGGTGAGGATCTTGATGCATTGGTCTCGGTTTCCTGTGCCGATGATCTGGATAATATGATGGAAGAATATGAAAGGTTGATTGAGAGGTCTTCAGATGGTTCTCCAAAGTTAAGGGTCTTTCTGTTTTCTGCTTTGGAATTTGATCCTTCTGGTGTGTTGCAGTTTGTAAATTTACATGATGGTGGACAGAAATATGTTGAAGCTGTAAATGGAATTGCTGACAGGATTAGTGCCAAACTCACAAATAAAGGGAGTATTACAAGTGCAGGTTCTACTCAAAATTCTGATTTGGGCGGGATAGAGGCTCCTGATGGCTCAAATGCTGCTCAAGTAGATGTCAACGGCCCTCCTAAGTCCAACACTTTATCACCCGATATGAGTGTTGCCACATCTTATGACGTTACTACTTCAAACATTATGGTTTCTGAGCCTGTTGAATCAATATGCCCAGATATTTCTGCAGTTTCATTGGGCATACCTGTGGCTAATCCAGGTCCAACTCACACTCTACCTTTCCAGAATGAGGTTGAGGTAGAAAAGTCTCCACCCACTGCTTTTTCCCAGCAGCAATTTGGGTCGCATCAGTCTGGAATGGAAATCCAGCCATCTGCGCCTATGCAGGCTTTCGTTGATCCTCGACAGGAACTTGTGAACCATGCAGATTATGTCCAGATGCCTGCCCATATAGGATTCCCAAGTTCCCAGCTTATAGGTAGGCCTGGAACTATCTACTCTCAGCATAATTTTCATGATCATACTGCTGGTTATGTATCCCCACGGGTAATCCCTGCAGTGCAGATGACAATGGCTCAGCCATCATCTCATGCCGGTATAAGACCGTGTGTTATTCAACCACGACCAGTCATGCAAGGACAACCGATCGATTTTGAGCAATATTATGATGAAAATACTTCAGGGCTAAGGATGCACCACCAGCTTCATGCTGAGCAAAGTTACAAAGCATATCCACATCAAGTCCCTTTCGGAGGTAATTATGGTTGGGTTCAGGTTTCTCCATCGGAGCATGTTATTTTTCATGATGGATTGTTACCTCAACAACCGGTAGGGGTGCCTCAAAGAGTGGAGGACTGTTATATGTGTCAGAAAAAACTACCTCATGCACATTCAGATCCAGTGGTACAGGATCAGCATAGTGCAGGTTTAATTCCTGATTCAATGCCAAGCTACAATAGTCTTCCAGTTGAGGTTACTTTAAGACCTCAACCAACAAATAGGGTTTTGGTGACTGCACCAGTGAAGGAAGGCAATCTTAATGTTGAACAAGCAGTTGGGACTAGACCCAGGGTCATCATACCTTGTAGTGACACAAGTAGTCTTTCTGTGGAGGCTGAAGGTGAGAGAAACTTTATAGTGGATAGGCCTGATCTTCCCAGAAACGCAGTAGTTATCCCGGAAAATGTGGGAAGAACAGGTGAAAAACAGTCGTCACAGGATGGGCTGACAGGAACAGCGCCACCGTCTTATCTAGATGATTTTGGCAGCCAGCACATGATGCCAGTTGAAAACTTGGCCAAAGAGGACGTGGTTGTGAATAAGCCTGTTAACGAAATACCTTTAGTTGGTGGCACATCTGTTGAAACTTCTGAGAGCATGGTTCAAGGATCATCAACAGAAAATACCAATGAGCTTGCTAGTACAATTTCAAAAGCAGATGCTGTGGAGAATTGGATTGCACAGGACCTGCTCAAACATATCGATGGAAGAATGGACAACCTCAAGATAAGCAACCCtgaaacttttgtaaataatGATAATTTTGATTACAATACTCAGCATGCTATAGAGAAGCAAGATTTGGTTATGGATAACAACACTGGCAGGTCAAAATTGATTGCTGATGGAAATCAAATTAAGATGATGGGTACTCTTCCTAACTCCAATGTAGAAATTGCGTATGGTAATAATTCTACGCAAGTGGAGTACAATGAGGCTGCACACCCACCCGTTTGGGGCATTCCTGGAGTAAGTCCTCAATCTAAGAATGGAGTCCATCAGAAGGATGAAGCAGTTTTATCTTCAATTTCGCAATCTGTTGGGTTTGGACATTTGCAGGATTCTTCAAACTCACTTTTTAGCAATCAGGATCCCTGGAATCTACAAGGCACTTACTTTCCACCACCTAGACCGGACAAAGTCACATCAAAAAAAGAAACCTATTCTTTTATTGACCAGTTTGGTGAGAATTCAGGCAACGGTGGTGAACACAAGTTTGATGCTCAATTGGATGGCGGTCTCTGTCAGACATTCAAACAAAATTCAACATTAGAAGAAGCTCGATATGCCCAGG AAGAGCAACAACTTCAAGCTGTTGCTGAAAGTTTAGCTGCATCCGTTCTGCACTCAAGCACTTCAAATCCTGACTTACATGCCCGAGATGTATCCCATCATGAAGACACTGAGGATGGAGATGTTCGAAATAATATACTAAATATACAGTGTAGAGAAAAAACTCAG GATGACAAAAGCAAGCTTTCAGAGAAGGCAAATTTTGGCTTTCCAGCATCAGATGTTGGAGCGTTACAG ATTATAAAGAATAGCGACCTTGAAGAGCTAGTAGAATTGGGATCTGGGACCTTCGGGACTGTGTATCATGGAAAATGGAGAGGTACTGATGTTGCAATAAAGCGGATTAATGATAGGTGTTTTGCGGGAAAGCCTCCAGAACAAGAACGCTTG AGAGCTGATTTTTGGAATGAGGCAATCAAGCTTGCTGACTTACACCACCCAAATGTGGTAGCTTTCTATGGTGTCGTTCTTGATGGCCCAGGAGGTTCTGTGGCAACAGTAACAGAGTATATGGTTAATGGTTCTCTAAGAAATGCCTTCGAGAAGAATGGGAG GAATGTTGACAAGCGCAAGCGTCTTATGATTGCAATGGATGTGGCCTTTGGTATGGAGTACCTCCATGGAAAAAACATAGTCCACTTTGACTTGAAAAGTGACAACTTGCTTGTGAATCTCCGTGATCCACACCGCCCAATATGCAAG GTTGGGGACTTGGGCCTGTCCAAAGTAAAATGCCAGACTCTAATATCCGGTGGTGTTAGAGGAACCCTACCTTGGATGGCACCTGAACTGCTGAATGGGAGTAGTAGCCTTGTTTCAGAAAAg GTTGATGTGTTCTCATTTGGTATTGTCATGTGGGAACTGCTTACTGGAGAAGAGCCGTATGCCGATTTGCACTATGGGGCCATAATAG GTGGCATTGTGAGCAACACTCTGCGACCTCTAGTTCCAGAATCTTGTGATCCAGAATGGAGAGTGGTGATGGAGAGGTGCTGGGCTTCAGAACCATCAGAAAGACCTTCATTTACAGAGATTGCCAATGATTTACGTTCCATGGCTGCCAAAATCTCCCCCAAAggacaaaatcaacaacaacaacctactTCATCTCAGACTCAAGTGCAGAAGTAA
- the LOC131594787 gene encoding uncharacterized protein LOC131594787, protein MSAFEGRPLVEAVEHNEEEFNDHQEVTGCGYGCFRVLGLRWGQGNDEGKGLLEQREDSWWVCKLRKMKEVSEVIAGPKWKTFIRKISMYGKKQQKGRFQYDEHSYALNFSSGAQNEDGDLPHSFSARFSAPFPSGRRQNEL, encoded by the coding sequence ATGTCTGCTTTTGAGGGAAGGCCATTGGTTGAGGCTGTGGAACACAATGAAGAAGAATTCAATGATCATCAAGAGGTTACTGGATGTGGGTATGGGTGCTTTCGTGTTTTAGGGTTGAGATGGGGTCAAGGCAATGATGAGGGTAAAGGTCTACTGGAGCAAAGGGAGGATTCTTGGTGGGTTTGCAAGTTGAGGAAGATGAAAGAGGTTTCAGAAGTGATTGCAGGTCCTAAGTGGAAGACATTCATTAGAAAGATTAGCATGTATGGCAAGAAGCAGCAGAAGGGTAGATTCCAGTATGATGAACACAGCTATGCTCTCAATTTCAGTAGTGGAGCTCAGAATGAAGATGGTGACTTACCGCACAGTTTCTCAGCTAGGTTTAGTGCTCCGTTTCCTTCTGGACGTCGCCAGAATGAACTATGA